TACATTATGAagttacatatataaatatttctaaaacaaacaatGAATCATTAGTCAAACTCACAAATTTTTGTCAAGACAATCTTTTTTGTTGATAGTGTATATCCAAACCTATATTTACTGCCTGGGTAATGAAAATGTTCTTGAGAACATTTTGTTCATGCTCCCATTGACCACTGTGCAGTCATTCAGTGTTACAAAGGATGAGAGTAAGTAGCAGCTGTTGCAGGACACTTTACTTTCCACAAATCAATGTGTTGTCTTTGCTTAATTTTCCCTGACAGGGTATCACATTGCTGAAGAAGCATCTCTTGGAGGGAGTGGGCCAGAGAATACACAGCACTGTTGTAACTTGAATTACTCATGGCCATATCAAAACTGTGACCACTTAACCATTCCAATGAATTGTTGGATGTACAATTTCTCAGTGTGTTATAGGAAGAATTAGAGACTAAACAATTAAAATCCAGCCACCCAGTGTTCCAAAGGGCATATATATGTTCTGGATATTTACAAAGCTTCAAGGTATGAGTAAGAGTTTTAAGTCTATAAATGAAAGTCCCACAGACTGAGTCAgagataatattttataatttgtaatATCATCCAATTGTGAGTTGGCGACCcaggttttctgtgtgtctgcatttttCAAAATTAGAAGTTCAAAGCTAGAAGAGAATTAGTGTCATCATATATGATAACAACTCTTGCTGATGACATCATACCTAGATAATAATGCATATATTCCAGTTTCTTGTGTAACCCTATAAATGTGAGTCTTAGAATCACATTCATAAAGGCTAAAGAGGCTCTGATAATTTGCTTCTCTTTTCCTATCTCTGCCAGGAATTTAATGCTTTTTATCATTATCTGTTGTGACCAGAttctgaagacagagtttctgccCCTCATGGTCCCACAGCCCTATTTAATCCAAAATAAGCACAAAGAAGTTTCtattgtttagccaatggcttaggcttcttattggctagctctcttttaattattaacccatttctaataaactatgtattgccacgactTACCCGCAATGCTCCAGAATGTTACTCCTTCaatggctacatggtgtctccctatCAGCTCCCTCtgctttccttttcccagcattcttctagtctggtagccccacatatacttcctgcctggttactggcctggctactggccattttattaaaccaataaaagaaaccatgtattcacagcatacagaaggacatccccattatctcctcttctgtctaaataaaaaaggaacattttaactttaacatagtaaaactgtatAAAACAAAGCAGTTttcaagcaagaattatagttacactATTTAGTCCATTTTATTGCTCATAAGTGAAGgtcacatggagatacacagattaatagaaacccttaataattaagaaactcttgataattaagagaaagctagccagtaagaagcctcagtcattggctaaacaattgtaactgatattaagtctcagagtgggTATTTCATTAAGTGGCGTGGGACCCAGTGGGTGGAGAAAAACAGGTCCAGTGACAGAGATACACGGAGAAAATCTCCTTAAATAGATCTCATTATGACTTGACTGCCCTGGAATTTTCTGTGTAGaacatgctgtccttgaactgagagaaatcttcccatctctgcttccaaaGGTGCTTGCCAATAACCATCCTAATGGGTGATAACTATTTTGACCAATGGATAGTCAAgatgtagctaggcaggaagtataggcagggctaccagactaggagaattctaggaGGAGGAACCCAGAGGGAAGTCTCAGAGAGACTCCATGTAACTGTTGAGGGAGATCTGGACATCACCagtaaaccaagaccatgtggagaaacacagattaatagaaatgggttaataattgagagagagagagagacagagacagagacagagacagagacagagagagaggagagagagagagcagacacacacacacacacacacagagagagagagagagagagagagagagagagagagagccagtaaaaagcctaagccatcagccaaacagtttataattaatataaacctctgtgtatttatttgggactaaacagctgtgggaccaggcgggagagaaacttctgtctacatacATCTACCATTTAAAAGATGAACTGCAATATCTCACAGTTTCTACCTTTACTGAATTCCTacaggaaacaaaaaattaatagaGAATCATGTCTCTTGGATATTGTCACATAGCAGATCAAGAGAAGTATACTGTAACAAGGGACTAGTACATGAGGATTGGGTATGGCTTTCTTCTTATATTTgacataaataatattaaatcatttgaaattacTCACCATTATAGGTATGTTTAAACTGAATGTGAAAGTTGGCATTGGGAAGTCATGATAAGCCAGatggtagtggcacatacctttaatctagcactcaggagggagaggcaggcagattctatGAGtcattttgagaccagcctgttctacagaaagagttagttccaggacagccagggctacacagagaaaccctggagaggagagagagagagagagagagagagagagagagagagagagagagagagagagagagagagattgggtaACGATAAATTTATGATTCTTTGGTAATTGTTATGTCTGTATGATGTTTAAATCTGAAAATATTTGTGTCAATAGTGAAGATTCCATTTTTGCAAATGAATCTCTTAGGCATAACTTGTCCCAGTTGTACAGGTGGTACTGGCTGAGTCCAGGCCTTTCTTATTCCAGCGCCTATTGTACTCTTTTTTAATCTACACTAGAACAATAAGGCTTTTAACATTTTAGACACATAAAAATAGCaaccagaaacaaaataataagatGGTGCCATTCAAATGGTCTTTAAAATAACCACATTTTATTATGgatagccactagctaaccataatTATGTATTGGGTGTCCATGGAGTAGACCACATCATCCATATCCAAGGTGCCatctgtctatgtagccctgagaCCCATGGCTGGGAAATCATTGTGCAGTCCAAGCTTCATGGAACTTGCTGAGATACATCCATGTTTGTGAGTTCTGGGTTTACAGGAGTGTGAGTCCTCACATGACTAAAGAAGAGACTTAAGTGTGAAAAGTTATTGTATACTTCCTAGGGGGGCCTTACCTTCCCttaggagcagatgggaggtgagaaGGGGTGTAGGGggtgcaggaggagaggaaggagggggaactgggattggaatgtaaaaaataatttaaaaaaggaaaaaaaaagactgtcttaTATGACgttctagagcctttatccagcagctgatggaagcagaagcagacacccgcagctaaacactgaactgaattcctggaatccagttgcagagagggaggagtgatgagcaaagtggtcaagataggactggtgaaacccacagaaacagttgacgtgaacaagggggagctcatggaccccagactgatagctgggaaaccagcataggactgacccaaaCTCCCTGAACGTAGATGTCAGTGAGGACTCGGTAATCTATGGGActtctgatagtggatcagtatttatggctattatacaaatggactttgggagcccattccacatatagggatacttgctcagccttgacacatggagaagggcctaggccctgctccaaatgataggacagactttgaagatccccatggaaggcttcaccctcagtggggagcagaaaggggaagagatAGTGAGCTAATgaaggggtcaggggaggaggggagggagacagaactggaaTTGATgtgaaaaacaagcttgtttgaaatttaaataaaaaatctgaaaaataaaaacaaaacgaaaaaggaaaaaagccaaaaagaGTAGAAAGTTAGAAATTGctcttttattcataaaatacattcattttattcAGTGCGGGGTTTTAAAAGGGCACTCATTATATACAGTATATAGCCTTAGCAAActattaaaacaatgaaaagaataaaagaaataacaaaaaacagCAAACCATTAAACCAAagtgaagaaaaccaaaaaacaacaaagcacaaCTATCctaagatatacagaaaaaaatggggtacaagaCCCAGCACTGGGATCCAAAGTGGATGTCCTGTGGCCAATGATCCATCCTATGCCTTGCCAAGCAAACCAGGACCTACTCCCTTGTCCTGTCACCATTTCCAGATAGGAGAGCCCCACCATGCCCTGGCTACCAGCTAGGTCAGGAGACCCTGATTCCTGGTCCTGAACCAGGATCTGTACTGTATGACTGCGAATCCATGTCTCCCCCAAAACTCCACACCTGACCTGGAGGCTCTGGCCTTGGTGCCAGGCTGAGCAGGCCGGGCCTCTGCTGGGCTCCCATGGGCTCTGCTGTCTTCTGCAAATTCGGTGCTATAGCCCAAGTATCTCAGAGAGTGGGTGTTAGTCATTCCCTAGGCATTCATTCACCAGCATCTGCTCTGGTGCCAGGTCCTGAGTTGGCTGAGACCCAGAGGGGACCAGATTGAACTCTCCATTGCGCAATTTGCACACTGAGCCCCCACTGTACCCTGGGATGCCAAGTTGAGGAAAACCAGTGTTCATAGGGCTAACCACATAAAGCAAGGCTGGTCTCAGCAGTCCTGAGCTTGGGAGCTGATGTGTGAGAATCTGTGGTGTTATTATATGAGCAAGTACGGTACAGCCCAAACAGATGCTCTGCTTTCAGCATGTGACCCTGGGCCTAGAGCTCCTCACTCCCATTGGAGGATCTGTGCCttggtgtgtgttggggtgtaACTTTGGGAGACATACTAAAGACTTTAGATGTGCTTCCTATTGCTCTCTGGGGCTGTGTCTGCAATTGCTGGGTAGGGTACATTGCAGCAAACTGTGATAGTTCCTATTGGAGACGTCTAGTCCACCTGTTGAAAATCCATCAGACTGTGtgtgaaaagatggctcagtggttaagagcatttattgcccTTGAAatggacccaagttcagttctcagcacctccATGGGGATTCACCCCCAttgataactccagttccaggggatctaatgccatCTTCTAAGCTCTGTGAGCaccacatggtacacagacacagacacacacacacacacacacacacacacacacacacacacacacacacacacgctcatgtTGACACATACCTACAGGTGagccaaacatacacataaaataagatgaataaatctaattaaaaattttatgatGGGAGGCAGAGTCCAGAGAGGCAAAGGGTCCTTCACTGAATCAAGAACAGGAATGTGAACTCTAGAAACCAAGGCCTTGGGAATTGGAGGCTTCTGAGAAAACACCACCCACTTCCCAAGAATGCGATGAGATACCTGGGTTCCAGAAAGGAAGGCAGATCAGGTGTTTGCATCAGGATGCTTTTAGGAAAGCTCTCAACATTATTTCCATTTTGATGTGTTTCTCTGGGTATCAAGCTGTGGCTAGGTGTGTTGGGTTAGGCAAGGCCAATGAGGAGGAAGAATGCCACCTCCCTATGTCCCATTATTGTGGAGGAAGGAGAAGTAGTCCCTCTGTTAGCTGACGGTGCCAAACAAGGTttgaaatcagaaataaaaacacactggACTCCTGCTGGCAGGGGAGCTGAGTTCTGGTGAATGGAGAGGTCCCTTGGGATCTGACTGTTGCTGATGCTGTGTTTGTTTGGCTCTGCGTATTTGCAGAGTAAGTCACTACCCATCTGCCCAACTTAGGGACAGACATGTCTACAGACTTTGTGATCATGAGCACGAGCTGGGCTGACAGCTTGAAGACTGAGCATGTGCTAAGAGCCTGTCTTCATGCGtacatcaggcacacatgtgagttTTCCTGGATTGTTCCATTTGGTCCCAAGTGCCATCCTCCTGTGTCAGAACTCCTTTCAGCTCTGCTGTGGCTTCCTTTCATGAGCCTGGTCTGATCTAAGCAATTCTGGAATTACCTATGGCAGCATACATACTCTGAACCAGGTTgggtgaaagacccctgtcccttagccctttctttctcaagtttgtctcctcttcctcctgtcggcggcttccccgatccccacccccggtggcctttccccgcccggcccgagaacaagcaccgggtggggccggcccgagaacaagcaccgggtggggccggcccgagaatgagcaccaggtgggccagcccgagaacgagcaccgggtgggctggcacgagggcgagcaccaggtgggtcaGCACGAGGACAAACAccgagtgagccggcctggagctctgcccctgagcccccgccccgcccgaagagaaacactccgtcccaaggtctccgcccccaaggtcagccatcaggaaaagggggggaattgagtctgctgtaccagacaccagaccttgagaatatgctgatctggaatggctctgtgtctcatttgaaccatccaatggaaatgattctgtatttcgcctcatttgaaagactctgtgtttcacctcatttgaataactctgtactttgcctcatttgaataaccctgtatagcgcctcatatacattgaccaatgggaatagctctgtataatgcctcattagaattatccaatagaatccttgctcctagcttgcgccttttttcctatataaggaccccttttcccttggctcggcgcgcttagccacacaaaggctgAGTCGCCCCGGGtgcccgcgtctccaataaagcctcttgttttttgcatccagttcgtggcctcgctgattcctgggtgtgtgggtctccctctacgaaagtatcccttcggggtctttcatttgggggctcggTCCGGGATTGAGACCCGCCCAGGGACCACCGACCCACGTCTGGGAGGTAAGTGTTGTGCGGATccgctgttttgtcttgtctggTCTGGTCTGAGTCTGTCTTGTGAATTGCGCTTGCGTTTGTAGTATACAGCTGTGTACATTTGTAGGCGGATCCGAGGAGGGACTGACGGGTCCGAACTCCCGACCGCGGCTCCAGGAGACGTCCTGGTAGCGTTTGAAGCCCTCAGGAAGAGGGATTTGTATTTTGAACTTGGGAAGCCCTCAGGAAGAGGGATTTGTATTTTGAACTTGGGAAGCCCTCAGGGTGAGAGATTTGTACTTTGAACTTAGATCTATGACTGGACATTTTCCCAGTCTCTTTGGAGAAGGCCCACTGCATACCTCTCCAAGAAATTGGATCCTGTGGCATCGGGATGGCCACCCTGCCTTCGAATGATTGCTGCTATAGCCCTGCTGGTAAAAGATTCTCACAAGCTAACCTTGGGGCAGCCTTTGACCATACATGCCCCTCATGCAGTAGAGGCAGTCATCAGACAGCCTCCAGACAGATGGCTTACTAATGCCCGAATGACTCATTACCAGACTATGCTGTTAGACAAAGACCGGGTCCACTTCGGGCCTTTGGTGACTCTGAACCCAGCCACCCtgctccccctccctggggagcccgAGGCTCATGATTGCTTACAGGTATTGGCCGAGGCCCATGGAGCGAGATCCGACCTGACTGACCAGCCTCTACCTAGCCCGGACCACATCTGGTTCACGGATGGAAGCAGCTTTTTGCATCAAGGAGAACGAAAGGCGGGCGCGGCAGTCACCACAGAGAATCAGGTCGTCTGGGCCCAGGCACTCCCCCCTGGAACTTCCGCACAGAGGGCAGAACTCATAGCACTCACGCAGGCTCTAAAATTGGCAGAAGGTAAGAGGCTCACCGTGTATACAGACAGTCGTTATGCCTTCGCCACTGCCCATATACATGGAGAAATTTACAGACGGAGGGGGCTGCTTACCTCCGAAgggaaagacattaaaaataaggagGAAATCCTCGCTCTCTTAAGGGCTCTTCATCTGCCCGCTGCCTTAAGTATCATACATTGCCCTGGACACCAAAAAGGGGATTCTTTCGAAGCAAGGGGCAATCGAAGGGCAGACTTGGCTGCCCGAGAGGCGGCCCTGACCACAGACACCACTAACCTCCTGGCTCTAGAGCCCACCAACGACCATCCCTTCCCCTCATGGGACTATGAACAAAGAGACATCCAAACCCTAGAGAAATTGGGAGCCGCAAAGGAACCAAACGGGGATTGGACTTATGAAGGAAAGACTGTCATCCCCTACCGGGTAACCAAGTACCTAGTGACATTTTTACATAAGATGACACATCTGAGCTCCAAGAAGATGCGGGAGCTCCTCGAACGAGAAGAGGAATTCAATTTCCTTTTGGGGAAGAACGATATTCTAAAACAGGTAACTGAGCAATGTGATGCGTGCGCCCGAGTCAACGCATCCAGACTGAAGCTTCCTCCCGGGAACCGGGTCAGAGGCTACCGGCCCGGAACACATTGGGAGATAGATTTCACTGAGATTAAACCAGGAAAATATGGATACAAGTATCTATTAATTTTTGTAGACACCTTTTCAGGATGGGTTGAAGCCTTCCCTACTAAACATGAAACAGCCAAGATCGTTACTAAGAAATTGCTTGAAGAAATCTTTCCCCGTTATGGGATGCCTCAGGTATTGGGAACAGACAATGGGCCCGCCTTCGTCTCCCAGGTAAGTCAGTCAGTGGCCACCTTGTTGGGGATTgattggaaattacattgtgcttATAGACCCCAAAGTTCAGGACAGGTAGAAAGGATGAATAGAACAATCAAGGAGACTTTAACAAAATTGTCGCTTGCAACTGGCACTAGAGACTGGGTCCTCCTACTCCCCCTAGCACTCTACCGCGCTCGTAATACCCCTGGACCACATGGGCTCACACCCTTTGAGATCCTGTATGGAGTACCTACTCCTATCATTAACTTTCTTGATCAAGATGTCTCAGATTTTGCTAACTCCCCTTCTCTCCAAGCTCATTTACAGGCCCTCCAACTAGTACAACGGGAGGTCTGGAAACCCCTTGCTCAAGCTTATAAAGACCAGAGGGACCATCCCACCATCCCCCATTCCTACCAGATCGGGGACACTGTTTGGGTCCGGCGTCACCAGGCCAAGAACCTTGAACCCCGCTGGAAGGGACCCTACATCGTTTTGCTTACCACTCCCACCGCACTCAAGGTAGACGGCATTGCAGCTTGGATACATGCTTCACATGTAAAGCCAGCCCGACCCACCGATTCAGCCACTGCATCAGAATGGACCGCACACCGCACTCAAAATCCTTTAAAGATAAGACTCTCTCGTACACCCTCCTGTTGATTGGTTGTCTGTTTACCCCCCATGTAGCAACTAACCCCCACAGGGTTTATAATATCACCTGGAAAATAGCCAATCTAGGGACCGGGGAAATAGCCAACCTCAGCACTTATATAGGGACTCTACATGATGGGTTCCCTCCTCTCTATGTCGACCTATGTGACTTAGTAGGGTCTGATTGGGATCCCTCTGACCAGGAACCATTCCCAGGGTACGGATGCCACCACCCTGGGGGAAGGATAGGAACAAGAAGCAAGGATTTTTATGTTTGCCCCGGCCATAAACCAACTCATGGCTGCGGGGGGCCGCAGGAAGGGTACTGTGCAAGATGGGGATGTGAAACCACAGGGGAGGCTTACTGGAAACCCTCTTCCTCTTGGGATTTCATCACTCTCAAACGGAGGGAGATCCCAGGGTACGCAGGGAAAGGACCATGGAGATGTGGGCAAAGAGCCTGCGGACCTTGTTATGATAGTGCCGGAGGGGGAGGTTTTCAAGGCGCCACCCCCGGAGGAAAATGCAACCCTCTCATCCTAAGGTTCACAGATGCTGGAAAAAGAACTACTTGGGATAGTCCTAAGGTCTGGGGACTCAGGCTGCACCGAGCAGGGAAAGATCCGGTGACTTTATTCTCCCTGTACAGACAAATTACTCCCCTAAGCCAACAATCAGTCGGGCCAAACATAGTAATAGCGGACCAGAGATCCCCAACCCATTTTCAAGTCCCTAAACCCCCTACCGTTCCTAAAGCTATCACTCCTACACCAGGTGCTGTcaccttctcccccaccccagatgCCCTAAACATCGAGATAACCAGAGACCCTCCAGGTACCAGAGATAGATTATTACAATTAATCCAAGGAGTTTACCAAGCCTTAAATTTTTCAGACCCCAACAAGACTCAGGAATGCTGGTTATGCCTAGTTTCCCGGCCCCCATATTATGAAGGCGTGGCAATACTGGGCAACTACTCCAACCAGACCTCAGCACCTACCAGTTGCGGAGCTGCTATGCAGCACAAGCTCACAATATCTGAGGTCTCAGGAAAGGGGCTATGCATAGGCAGGATTCCTTCCTCACATCAAGAATTATGTAACCAAGTAGAGCCATTATCTCAGGACAGCCGATACCTTGTTGCCCCTTATGGAACTTATTGGGCTTGCAGTACTGGGTTGACTCCCTGTGTCTCTACCACTGTTCTCAACACCACCattgacttttgtatattgatagaACTTTGGCCCAAAGTCACATACCACCAACCTGAATATGTTTACAGCGTACTAGAGAAATCAACCCGATATAAGAGGGAGCCAATATCCTTTACCGTGGCCCTATTATTAGGAGGAATAACAGTGGGGGGCATAGCAGCCGGCATAGGGACCGGAACCGTTGCCCTACAGGGAATTAATCATTTTAAGCTTCTACAACAAGCCATGCACACGGATATCCAGGTCCTAGAAGAGTCAGTCAGTGCACTCGAGAAATCCTTAACATCACTCTCTGAGGTGGTCCTGCAGAACAGACGAggattagatttattatttttacaggaAGGGGGGCTATGTGCTGCCCTCAAGGAAGAATGCTGCTTTTATGCAGATCATACAGGAATAGTTAGGGATAGCATGGCCAAACTTAGGGAGAGGCTAAAACAGAGGCAACAGCTATTTGAGTCTCAACAAGGATGGTTCGAGGGATGGTTCGCTAAATCCCCCTGGTTGACTACCCTTATATCCAC
This DNA window, taken from Cricetulus griseus strain 17A/GY chromosome 2, alternate assembly CriGri-PICRH-1.0, whole genome shotgun sequence, encodes the following:
- the LOC113833581 gene encoding uncharacterized protein LOC113833581 isoform X2 — encoded protein: MIAAIALLVKDSHKLTLGQPLTIHAPHAVEAVIRQPPDRWLTNARMTHYQTMLLDKDRVHFGPLVTLNPATLLPLPGEPEAHDCLQVLAEAHGARSDLTDQPLPSPDHIWFTDGSSFLHQGERKAGAAVTTENQVVWAQALPPGTSAQRAELIALTQALKLAEGKRLTVYTDSRYAFATAHIHGEIYRRRGLLTSEGKDIKNKEEILALLRALHLPAALSIIHCPGHQKGDSFEARGNRRADLAAREAALTTDTTNLLALEPTNDHPFPSWDYEQRDIQTLEKLGAAKEPNGDWTYEGKTVIPYRVTKYLVTFLHKMTHLSSKKMRELLEREEEFNFLLGKNDILKQTPFQDGLKPSLLNMKQPRSLLRNCLKKSFPVMGCLRYWEQTMGPPSSPSSFTGPPTSTTGGLETPCSSL
- the LOC113833581 gene encoding uncharacterized protein LOC113833581 isoform X3, with amino-acid sequence MIAAIALLVKDSHKLTLGQPLTIHAPHAVEAVIRQPPDRWLTNARMTHYQTMLLDKDRVHFGPLVTLNPATLLPLPGEPEAHDCLQVLAEAHGARSDLTDQPLPSPDHIWFTDGSSFLHQGERKAGAAVTTENQVVWAQALPPGTSAQRAELIALTQALKLAEGKRLTVYTDSRYAFATAHIHGEIYRRRGLLTSEGKDIKNKEEILALLRALHLPAALSIIHCPGHQKGDSFEARGNRRADLAAREAALTTDTTNLLALEPTNDHPFPSWDYEQRDIQTLEKLGAAKEPNGDWTYEGKTVIPYRVTKYLVTFLHKMTHLSSKKMRELLEREEEFNFLLGKNDILKQLIYRPSN
- the LOC113833581 gene encoding uncharacterized protein LOC113833581 isoform X1 encodes the protein MIAAIALLVKDSHKLTLGQPLTIHAPHAVEAVIRQPPDRWLTNARMTHYQTMLLDKDRVHFGPLVTLNPATLLPLPGEPEAHDCLQVLAEAHGARSDLTDQPLPSPDHIWFTDGSSFLHQGERKAGAAVTTENQVVWAQALPPGTSAQRAELIALTQALKLAEGKRLTVYTDSRYAFATAHIHGEIYRRRGLLTSEGKDIKNKEEILALLRALHLPAALSIIHCPGHQKGDSFEARGNRRADLAAREAALTTDTTNLLALEPTNDHPFPSWDYEQRDIQTLEKLGAAKEPNGDWTYEGKTVIPYRVTKYLVTFLHKMTHLSSKKMRELLEREEEFNFLLGKNDILKQVTEQCDACARVNASRLKLPPGNRVRGYRPGTHWEIDFTEIKPGKYGYKYLLIFVDTFSGWVEAFPTKHETAKIVTKKLLEEIFPRYGMPQVLGTDNGPAFVSQLIYRPSN
- the LOC118238418 gene encoding MLV-related proviral Env polyprotein-like — its product is MDRTPHSKSFKDKTLSYTLLLIGCLFTPHVATNPHRVYNITWKIANLGTGEIANLSTYIGTLHDGFPPLYVDLCDLVGSDWDPSDQEPFPGYGCHHPGGRIGTRSKDFYVCPGHKPTHGCGGPQEGYCARWGCETTGEAYWKPSSSWDFITLKRREIPGYAGKGPWRCGQRACGPCYDSAGGGGFQGATPGGKCNPLILRFTDAGKRTTWDSPKVWGLRLHRAGKDPVTLFSLYRQITPLSQQSVGPNIVIADQRSPTHFQVPKPPTVPKAITPTPGAVTFSPTPDALNIEITRDPPGTRDRLLQLIQGVYQALNFSDPNKTQECWLCLVSRPPYYEGVAILGNYSNQTSAPTSCGAAMQHKLTISEVSGKGLCIGRIPSSHQELCNQVEPLSQDSRYLVAPYGTYWACSTGLTPCVSTTVLNTTIDFCILIELWPKVTYHQPEYVYSVLEKSTRYKREPISFTVALLLGGITVGGIAAGIGTGTVALQGINHFKLLQQAMHTDIQVLEESVSALEKSLTSLSEVVLQNRRGLDLLFLQEGGLCAALKEECCFYADHTGIVRDSMAKLRERLKQRQQLFESQQGWFEGWFAKSPWLTTLISTLMGPLVILFLILIFGPCILNKLTQFIRERLSVVQALVLTQQYHQLKQIDPEYLETSE